AGAAGCAAGTTGAAGTCAGTCAGTGAAATTTGCTATGGTCATGATTGGTGTTGGAATCTGGGATATCCCAGGATCCTGGCTGTTTTTAACGTCCCAagatttgcaaaaaaaaaatcgggatTTAAGGATTTTTTAGTATTGGGCATTTGCAGTATTGGAGCAattctggattttttttttttaattctggtATGTAAGGGCTTGAGTGGAATACTGCAAAGCTACTGTTGGATAATAGCAGAATAATTTTGAGTTTAATTTCTAGCACAGGCTTGAGTTAACGACAGTTTCACTTCTACAGTGAGCACACAAATGAGGAATAGCGACTTCCAGCAGAAGTAAGGCGTGTGGTTTTACATATTGCGTGATAAAGATGCTAAGTGCAGGAGCAAGATACTGTAAACTTTTGGGCCCTCTACGAAAGGTCTACTCGCACATCCCCCTCAATGTAACATGAAGCACGCACTTGGCAAATATACCATTTGGGGTCTAGACAGCCAGCTTTTTATTCATCGTTAAGCAGCCACTTATTTCTTGTTTCTTGTCGGGTTTTGATGCTTTCATGAGTTACTATTGTATGTTGAAGCTTGGAGTGGCGCTACACGTGACAGCTGCATATAAAACTACTGAGCCTGTTTTTTGAGGAGAACATAAAAAAGAATACATCAGTTTTTTTTATAAGAAGCACCGCATACTAAAACACAATTGAAAACAATAAGTTAGGACAAATCTTTTGATTGACATGTGGACACAGAGCGCTGAGGAGAAATACACACAAAAATGCATACAGGAAAGCTCAGAGATGCTGCGCCAATACTGTCCATGCATGCTGTCTCAGTTTTATCTAAATTACGAAATCCTGTTCTGGGATTGGCCGACAACAATCCCAAAGTCCCGGATTCCCAAGAGTAGTCATGATGACAGTCATGACTGGTGCATTTCGTTAGTGACAAAAGGCCTTTTAAATGCAAGCCAAAGATGTGCATTGGCCACCAGTAAGGAACAGTAGCACATTTGATGAACAAGTTGCTTTTGAGATCGCTATAACTTGCCTTCAGCTTGTCTTAAAAGAGTTGTTTACTACATTTTCTGCCACATTGTTGTGACTTTATTTTCAGGGGTATATGCTACTGTATGAATCTATGTTGCAGTCTGTCATCTATGCTCGGGATAAGTGGCTTAAAAAGGTCTGTCATTATTACATATGTTGCTTCCTCACCCTCAAATAATGATGCTTTTGTAAGGACGGAGTACTTCTACCAGAAAAAGCTCGCATGTTCATAGCGCCACTTACGGATCCAGACGAAGGCCTCGAAAGGTATTTTCCATCCATCCATTTTCTCCAATTTTACAATAAAACTTTCATGTGTAGGGTTGAATTCTGGAAGATGGTCAAAGACAACTTTCACGTCGACATGTCCTGCGTTGTAGAATTTGCAAAGGCAGAGCTATATAGTGAGTCTCGAGTTACTATTTTACAAAGCTGTGTAATGCAAATTTCTCATTGACTAGAACACATAACGGTCAAGGCTGTAGATGTCGAAAATGTCATCTCTCGAGGCACTTGTTTTCTGGAGCTTGACCTGTATACTGTCAAGCCAGAAGATCTGCATTCTGTAGAGGTAAAGTTGTTTAAACAAGTCTTACTGCGAAATTTACTTTCTCAAATATTCAGGAGGAATTTGTGTGCTGCTGTTATGGACATGGAAAGGTCCACGCTTTTGTCATCTGGTTCTCGGTAGAATTTCCACAAGATGTCATCCTCTCGACATCACCTTACGACTCGTATGCATTTTTATGATTTTGTTAACCACATGTCTTGTCAGAGCTGTAGCTCACGTAAAAGTTAATATTGTCATGGTTAACTGATTTTTTAACTGCATCAACTTTCAGAGAAACACACTGGCAGCAAACAGTACTATACATAAACCCTGTGGACGTGAAACAAGACTCTATCATCAGAGGCACTATCACAATCAACCCAAGTGCTGAGCATCACAGGTATGTTATCTTTTTATTATGACCTGTTACTGGATTACATCTTTGCAGAATGCTTGACATCCACTTGACCTTCACCGTTGATGGAAAACAGCGTAGAAAACAAGTCTACAGAATGaatgactacagcccatgaATGTCACATGACTGTATGTAGTGTAAAAAGTGCAACATTTCATTTTAGAGGTACTTGTGTTGCAGGTTCACACAGAGCAATGTTGAGTTGTGTCGATGAATACGTCAACCATTGTAGCAATTTTTGCATCACTAGCACATAAAGCACTGACTGCATTGAAATGTCAAGTGGGTGCCCTATGTGGAGATGTTGTGTTGAGGTTTGTTGCATGTTACGCTTGAAACAGCAGCAACCAAATAAATGTCGTAACAAAAGGGGCTTGCaggcttgtgtgttgtgttgtcctttcttctgtgttccagcctcagaacatcaatttcagTCGTAACAGAATTTGTGATCATGAGGAGTTTGACGGACCATATCAAGGGACAGTTTTTCtctaatacagtgaaccctcgttaatatgaccctcgataatctgacatacgcgctttacgaccatactcttggggaacaatgctgtgaaaccccTCTAAAtcacccccgttaatatgacaattccgcattatgaccaaaattttcgggaacgaccatggtcataataacgagggttcactgtatgtcaTTGGCTGAAATGGCAGGGCACATTTCCTTATTCAATCTGAGTAACCCGTGGGTTATGTACGATTTTTGGTCACTCAACCGAAGAGTAGCTGCCCCCCACAGGAAGTTTTCCCCAGAAGAGTGACTCCCAACCACAGTTGCAGCAAAATATAAATGTTATGATGACAGTAACTGTCTTAAAAAcgggcagttgaagaaaaggcactaGCAGTGGGATTCAAACCCACACCCTTTGAAGCCTGTCAGAGATGTATGCTGAAGAGAGGGTAGCTAGCCTGGTGTAAttggtagcatctctgaccgaCATCAAAGGGTGTGGGTTTGAATCCCACTACTGGTGCCTTACAACTACCACCATTCAgttgaagtatgcaactgggcattttgaggcttgtgttgtgtttgtcccacGTTtgattgcctcatccactacaacgtttAATCACAGATTTAACTTGTTGCATGATGTAGTGTGGCTTACCATATGGAACATTTAGGAGCAGTTACCTGAACTGACTCATGGGTTTCCAAGAATATCTACAAAATAACAGCACTGCCATGTGCACTGAATAGACAGAAGACTCAACGTTCAAGTagccatgacttgaaaacccgagacgaggtagggacgataacagacaaacacttTCCTTTCGTTCAAGTAGCGGTAGAATGCACGAAGAACTGCACTACAGCAAAATTTCTGTGCCCTATTATATGTGGATTGTGAGCATTCTGACACAGTCGCCAAGTAGCAGCAGACAAACTCTACTTTGGAGCGTCCCTGAGAGTTATTActctttatttctttatttattttattattattattattttttttttttcatggggtGTTTTGACCTCATTTTTGCTACTCTGGAATTTTTGCCCATTTAGAGTGGCTCAAGTGTGACCTGGAGCTGCTCGAGTTGTATGTGAAAAAACATACGCATGTAGCCTTCTtgcatttatttttgtttgatTATATGTATATCTGATACCTCATAT
This portion of the Ornithodoros turicata isolate Travis chromosome 3, ASM3712646v1, whole genome shotgun sequence genome encodes:
- the LOC135387759 gene encoding protein arginine N-methyltransferase 6-like isoform X2; the encoded protein is MIGDSSRTFAYRKGILNNYARLYQKTVLDVGAGTGILSMFCAQAGAKRVYAIEASDVAQVARKVVSSNGVEQQVEVIQSRVEDADLPDKVDVIVSEWMGYMLLYESMLQSVIYARDKWLKKDGVLLPEKARMFIAPLTDPDEGLERVEFWKMVKDNFHVDMSCVVEFAKAELYKHITVKAVDVENVISRGTCFLELDLYTVKPEDLHSVEEEFVCCCYGHGKVHAFVIWFSVEFPQDVILSTSPYDSETHWQQTVLYINPVDVKQDSIIRGTITINPSAEHHRMLDIHLTFTVDGKQRRKQVYRMNDYSP
- the LOC135387759 gene encoding protein arginine N-methyltransferase 6-like isoform X1 is translated as MDSGDNCDLKRKREDTEEKRQEVQKIRTKHDNEYFRCYAGLDIHREMIGDSSRTFAYRKGILNNYARLYQKTVLDVGAGTGILSMFCAQAGAKRVYAIEASDVAQVARKVVSSNGVEQQVEVIQSRVEDADLPDKVDVIVSEWMGYMLLYESMLQSVIYARDKWLKKDGVLLPEKARMFIAPLTDPDEGLERVEFWKMVKDNFHVDMSCVVEFAKAELYKHITVKAVDVENVISRGTCFLELDLYTVKPEDLHSVEEEFVCCCYGHGKVHAFVIWFSVEFPQDVILSTSPYDSETHWQQTVLYINPVDVKQDSIIRGTITINPSAEHHRMLDIHLTFTVDGKQRRKQVYRMNDYSP